Proteins from one Luteibaculum oceani genomic window:
- a CDS encoding 4Fe-4S dicluster domain-containing protein — protein MAIMITDECINCGACEPECPNNAIYEGGAEWSFADGTSLNGVIKTPSGSEEDASADHEPGSMDVYYIVTDKCTECVGFHDEPQCAAVCPVDCCVDDPDHRESEDQLLAKKDFMHL, from the coding sequence ATGGCTATAATGATCACCGACGAATGCATTAACTGCGGGGCTTGCGAACCCGAATGTCCAAATAATGCAATTTATGAGGGTGGAGCGGAATGGAGTTTTGCGGATGGAACTTCTCTTAACGGTGTTATTAAAACACCTAGCGGAAGCGAAGAAGATGCATCTGCAGATCACGAACCAGGGTCTATGGATGTGTACTACATAGTTACCGATAAGTGTACAGAGTGTGTAGGTTTTCACGATGAGCCACAATGTGCAGCTGTATGCCCAGTAGACTGCTGTGTTGACGATCCAGATCACAGAGAATCAGAAGATCAATTATTGGCTAAAAAGGATTTTATGCATCTTTAG
- a CDS encoding DUF4476 domain-containing protein, whose translation MIIKRLTLTCLFAFCVLSIYAQTGAITFKSAQKQNFFLVVDTLAADTIAQPLYTLLDSSKSTFLITAYGDSVSVKGQYEITLLPNKKQEIELSIIGEQILFLPLFTSTYKRKEGIWLNQLSTLHLNELEGLYLRNKYGNTGGCMPPMSTGAFEKAREDFKEIYFSKSRLKAAKSFIEEHCLMTKQINHLFDLFDFDEPKLELATLLEGHIFDLNQLEELKPELILPSSQKQFEEIKARLRNN comes from the coding sequence TTGATCATTAAACGACTTACATTAACCTGTCTCTTTGCCTTTTGCGTACTTTCTATCTACGCTCAAACGGGGGCTATCACTTTTAAATCGGCTCAGAAACAAAATTTCTTCCTGGTTGTAGACACCCTGGCTGCAGACACCATAGCCCAACCTCTATACACCCTTTTAGATAGTAGCAAAAGTACCTTCCTGATTACGGCATATGGAGATAGTGTAAGCGTAAAAGGGCAATATGAAATTACGCTACTACCAAATAAAAAGCAGGAGATAGAGCTAAGCATAATAGGAGAACAAATATTATTTCTCCCTCTTTTCACCTCCACCTATAAGCGTAAAGAAGGAATTTGGTTAAACCAATTATCCACCCTCCACCTAAACGAACTGGAGGGGCTATACTTGAGAAACAAGTATGGAAACACGGGTGGATGCATGCCCCCCATGAGTACAGGTGCATTTGAGAAAGCCCGTGAGGATTTTAAGGAGATTTATTTCTCCAAAAGCCGATTAAAAGCCGCAAAATCTTTTATTGAGGAGCACTGCCTTATGACCAAACAGATAAACCATTTGTTTGACCTATTCGACTTTGATGAACCCAAATTGGAACTAGCAACGCTTTTGGAAGGGCATATATTCGACCTCAACCAGCTGGAAGAATTGAAACCAGAATTAATACTTCCATCGAGTCAGAAGCAGTTTGAGGAAATAAAAGCCAGACTAAGAAATAATTAA
- a CDS encoding acyl-CoA reductase translates to MVQESVLTQIHAFAVNLKGELARIESSESYDSQWVACIRKAEIENPWFTKREQLRSLKSWVAILTDPSFEAELNRFPPKTTTKTVGVIAAGNIPMVGLHDAISVLLSGHNLLLKCSSEDKILLPFFLAQLSEFVVDFKARYSIVEGFKSRDINALIATGSDNTARYFEYYFRENHKIIRKNRTSVAVLDGSETQEEMEALLEDVFAYFGLGCRSITKLYLPKGFDVQRVFKAMPKFEYLANHNKYMNNYTYHKALYLMNQTPYLENGFCNLVEEESLHSPVSCLHYEFYDDIAVLNNTLTDMQEKIQCRVGVDGLALGSAQKPCFTDYADQVNTMEFLNGL, encoded by the coding sequence ATGGTCCAAGAAAGCGTCTTAACACAAATTCATGCATTTGCAGTTAATTTAAAGGGTGAGTTAGCACGTATAGAAAGTTCTGAAAGCTACGATTCGCAATGGGTTGCGTGTATTCGTAAGGCGGAAATAGAGAACCCTTGGTTCACTAAAAGAGAACAGTTAAGAAGTCTAAAAAGTTGGGTTGCTATCCTTACCGACCCATCTTTCGAAGCGGAACTAAACCGTTTTCCGCCAAAAACCACCACAAAAACTGTGGGTGTAATTGCTGCAGGAAACATTCCTATGGTTGGTTTGCACGATGCTATTTCGGTTTTGCTAAGCGGTCATAACCTGCTTTTAAAGTGCAGCAGTGAAGACAAGATCTTATTGCCTTTTTTTCTCGCGCAGCTTTCGGAATTCGTAGTGGATTTTAAAGCGCGCTATTCCATTGTAGAAGGATTTAAATCTCGTGATATAAATGCCCTTATCGCAACAGGGTCGGATAACACCGCTAGGTATTTTGAGTACTACTTTAGAGAAAACCATAAAATCATCAGAAAGAATAGGACTTCGGTAGCGGTTTTGGATGGAAGCGAAACCCAAGAAGAAATGGAAGCATTGCTTGAAGATGTTTTTGCCTATTTCGGATTGGGTTGTAGGAGTATCACCAAACTCTATTTACCTAAAGGTTTTGATGTGCAACGGGTATTTAAGGCCATGCCTAAATTTGAGTATTTGGCTAACCACAATAAGTATATGAATAACTATACCTACCATAAGGCTTTGTACTTAATGAATCAGACTCCTTATCTGGAGAATGGGTTTTGCAATTTGGTGGAAGAGGAAAGTTTGCATTCGCCCGTTTCTTGTTTGCACTATGAGTTTTATGATGATATAGCGGTTTTAAACAACACCCTAACTGATATGCAAGAGAAGATACAGTGCAGGGTAGGGGTGGATGGTCTGGCGCTAGGTTCGGCTCAGAAACCTTGCTTTACCGACTATGCCGACCAGGTAAATACCATGGAGTTTTTAAACGGACTTTAA